The following is a genomic window from Armatimonadota bacterium.
CTCATTGAGCTTGCGTAGTCTTTCATAAGCCCAGGCAAGTCTGTAATGAGGGCCATAATCATTGGGGTTAAGGCGAATAGCTTCTTTGAATACCTGTGCACATTCTTCATGACGGTCAGTGTCTTCGAGCACCAAACCAAGCTGATAATACATATCCGGGTCTTGAGGTTCAAGGCGAATTGCCTCGCGTGATTCGGATTCTGCTTCGCCAAGTCTGTTCAATTCTTGCAGTGTTTGTGCTAAGAAGTAATGTGAATCGGCGCATTCTGCATTGAGGCTGATAGAATGAAGACATGCTGCTATTGCCTCTTCTATTTTACCGCAATGTTTGAGTGAAAAACCAAGGCTGTTCCAAAGCATATACTCAGCTTCTTCAGGCTTCAGGCGAATTGCCTCACGATAAGCCGAGACTGCCTCTTCATATCGACCGAGTTCATCGAGCGCGTCGCCCAACCTCCAGTGAGTGTCAGAGTTCTCCGGCATAATTGCAAGCGCCTTTTTATATGCTGCTATTGCCTCTTCATATTTGCCAAGATCGGCAAGGGTCCAGCCTAGCACATCCCAGTTATCTTTATCTTCCGGGTCAAGTCGGACAGCTCCCTGAAATTCCTTCTCAGCATCACTCGTGCGTTTCATTTTCAAATAAAGAGACCCAAGATTATAATGTGCATCTGCATATTCCGGATCGATCCTAATTGCTTCTTGGTATTCTTTCTCAGCATCAACCAGGCGTTCCAGTTTCGAGTAAAGAAGCCCGAGATTGTAATGTGCATCTGCATATTCAGGATCAATTCGTATGGCTTCATTAAGCGCGTCAATTGCCTCATCATATCTCTCAAGGTCCTCGAGAATATAACCGAGCAGGAACCAATAGTCTGGATTTTCTGGGTCGATCCGAATGGCTTCCTTAATGGCAGACGCAGCTTCTTCATGCCGACATTGCCATTCCAAAATATATCCAAGACCCTGATTCAAATGTGGGTTATCAGGCTCAACCGACAATGCCTTGCGGTATACATTTTCAGCCTCTTCAGCTCTATCTACAAGATACAGAGCATAGCCGAGGCTGTCCAATATCTGGACGTCATCAGGCTTTAATGTAACAGCGGCTTGAAGCTCGTCTATCGCTTCGTCGAGGTTACCATCTTCATCTAATTGCTTGTCCAACTCATCGTGGCTGATGTTCTTCATTGTTTTGTTCCCGTGCTTTGTAGTCTATTCAATATAGACTGTCATATAGGAAATGCTCAGTGCCTTGCCACAAACTTTCTCAATCTCAGAGCATTACTGACCACCGACAGCGAACTCGCAGCCATAGCAACAGAGGCTATCATAGGGTTTAGCAGAATGCCGAGCGCGGGGTAGAGTGCGCCCGCTGCAATCGGTATTCCGAGAGTGTTGTAGATAAATGCGAAGAAGAGATTTTTCTTGATATTGGCCATGGTAGCGCAAGAGAGTTCGATTGCTGTAGCGACACCGTTCAGGTCTCCGCTGATCAGGGTGATGTCAGATGATTCGATAGCGATGTCTGTCCCGCTGCCTATTGCTATTCCAAGATCAGCCTGAGCAAGGGCGGGTGAGTCGTTTATTCCATCCCCCACCATCGCGACAGTCCCACCAGTACGCTGAATTTCTTTAACTGCAGCAGACTTGTCACCCGGCAAAACCTCTGCCATAACTTCATCAACCCCGACTTCCGACGCGACAGCATTTGCTGTCTGCTTGTTGTCTCCGGTAATCATCACGACCTTAAGCCCCAGCCGCTTCAATCGTGCGATAGCCGGTATAGATTCGGGCTTAACGGTATCTGCCACAGCAAGCAGCCCTGCGCATTCGCCGTCCACTGCCACATACATAACCGTTTTGCCGTGTGAACCAAGCTCCTGGGCGGACTCATCCAGCGCCGAGGTATTGATGTTGTTCTCACCCATCAGCTTACTCGTGCCGATCAGGATATTCTTTGAGTCGACTGTCGCCCTGATTCCTCCACCTGGAAATGCTTCGAATCGGGTGGGTGAGGATATCTGCAATTTCTGTGATTGTGCGCCCTTCACAATTGCTCCGGCTATAGGGTGCTCACTTGCCTTCTCGGCTGAAGCAGCTATCGTCAGTAGCTGATCCCTGTCAATGCATGTGATTGGAATTACGTCAGTCAGCGACGGCTCCCCGCGTGTGATCGTGCCTGTTTTGTCCAGAACGACAGCGGTGAGCTTTCTTGCCGTCTCAAGAGCCTCGGCGCTTCGGATCAATATTCCGTTTTCCGCTCCTTTGCCCGTTCCGACAGCTACAGCGGTAGGCGTTGCAAGCCCTAGAGCGCATGGGCAGGCGATAATCAGCACAGATACAAACGATATCAGCGCAAATGTGATCGACGGCGCGGGTCCGAATATAAACCAGACCATAAACGCCGCAATTGCAATGCAGATAACCACCGGCACGAATATCCCCGCCACCATATCCGCGAGTTTTTGTATGGGAGCTTTTGTCGCTTGAGTCTGCCTCACCATTTTGACTATCTGCGAGAGCATCGTGTCCCTGCCGATCTTTGTCGCCTCGAACGTGAAGCTGCCCGTCTTGTTGATTGTCGCGCCGATCACTTCATCGCCGGGCTGCTTATCGACAGGCACGCTCTCACCTGTGATCATCGATTCATCAATTGCTGACGATCCATCGGTTATGACCCCATCTACAGGTATTTTCTCGCCGGGTCGCACGATAATCTTTTCACCCACGCTCACCTCTTCAATGGGTATATCGAACTCTTGGCCGTCACGTATAACTCGCGCAGTCTTTGCCTGCAGACTCAGGAGCTTGCGGATTGCGTCTGATGTGTGGCTGCGCGCACGCGCTTCCAGGAATTTACCTGTGAGGATCAGGGTTATAATCACCGCCACAGTCTCGTAATACACATGCGGCTCGACCCCGTATCTTAAGAACAGCCCAGGCGCAATAGTTGCAAATGCGCTGTAGATATATGCTGCAAAGGTGCCCACAGCTATCAGCACGTTCATATCGCTCGCGCGGTTGGTTATGGCTCCGATTGCGCTCTTGTATATCCGCCATCCCGCGTAAAAGAGCACAATAGACGTGAGAACAAACTGAACATATACCAGCGGCGAGGGGGGCATGGCGATCTTCATACCGAAGAAGACCGGCAGCACCATGGATATTATCAGGACGGGCAGGGTAAGCGACACCGAGACGATCAGCCTCATGCGGACGTCCCTGACCTCGGTCTCCATGTCCGGTGCGGACTCTTCGGTCATCTCCCGCTCTTCGGTAATAGGTGTCGCCGTATACCCGAGTTTGTCGACTTTCGATGAGATATCCTTGACCGTGAGCGCATGCGGGTCATATGTGACCGTCGCCCGCGCCGATTCGAAGTTGGTGCTTACATCTGAGACGCCTTCGGTGCGTGAGAGCACTTTCTGTATAGAGAGCATGCAGCTCGGGCAGTGGATGCCGGTAATAGCGAAGTCGGATTCGACACTCTCCGGCATCTCTTCTTTAGTCTGTATCGACTCTTTCTTGCCGCCGAAGAAGAACCATAGCACGAATATTATAAGCGCGATTCCAGCGGCAAGAACTGAATAATGGGTTGTAGACATGATAAACACCTCTGCCGTTATCATACCCACAAATAAGGCGACAGGCAACAGCTTTGATCCCTGTTGCCTGCCGCCTTATTCTATTACCTGTTACCTATTACCTGTTTTTGAATATTGACACACTCTCCAGACCAAACTCGAAGAGTTCGTAGCCGCGCTTGAACTTGGACATCTCAATAAAGCTGCCGGGGCCGATCCCGGTATCCTCTTTGATGCCGGTCCTGCGGTTCGGGCCGAAGCAGTTGACCAGAGTCGTCGCAATATCCAGTTCCAATGTGTTTTTGCCGGATTTCACAGTGTCTGTGATATCCAGTGCAAACGGCTTCCATCTCAAGGTTCCGCACTCTTTGCCGTTGACTTTGACCACAGCCGACGCCAGATTAGCCCGGTTGAGCTTCAGATAAAGCCTTCCTGCGGGTTTTTCAGAGAGCTCAAACTCGGATGAGAGCAATGCGCGTCCGCAATAGAACGGGAAGCCTTCATCTGTCAGGTTCTTGCCGGCGGGCTGTTTGAACTCTGTGATCACATATTGACCGTCAGATATCGGCGAAAGAGAGAATTTACCTGTCAGATAGACTTCTTCCGCTTCAGTCGGCTGATGTTCCTGCCAGTTCGGCACCCTTTCGTGGAAACCTATCCCTGTGATGTTGTTGATCTTTATCCCTTCAATGACGAGCGTGTTTGTTCCCTTCTTAATGACGGGCAGAGGCACTTTTGTGAAGTTGATGTCTTTCCAGCTCTTTGCGGGGTCGAATGCTCCCAGCTCGCCGCGCTCTTTGAGAGCCTTTACCGGCAGGCCGTTGAATGTGATCGAGTCGAGGTTTTCAGCGACTTCTATTGCCGCAACTGCGTTTTCGACTTCACACTCCGAGATGAACTTGTATGTGGCCTTAAACGCAGTGCCGTTGTCGGCTTTGTAATAATAGTCATGCCATGAGCCGCACACAGGGCCTTCGTATGCCACTTTCCCGTCCAGTTCGAGAGTTAAGTCATTGAGCAGCAGCACATTATCCTCCAGAACCCGACAGTCAAACTTGCTGATCACTGCCTCCGGCATGCTCTGTGTGAAGTCGGTAAGGCATACACCCGATCCCAGCACTGCGGGAGCGCTCTTGGTCGCCTCTTTAGCCTCTTCGCCACAGATTATCAATATGCTTCCAGCGGGAGCGAAGTTGACGTCTATCACGCCGTCTTTTGCTTCCAGCTTGTAAAACGATCCATCGTACAGGTCGAAAATTGCCGTTGGCTGATTGCCGGGCATGTTGATTGTCGAGCGTATAGGCCGCTGCTCGTCAGTGTTCACGATAAGGTGACGAGTCGATCCGCCGACCTTCCGAGAGTGGATAAATACTGCTCCGGCGTTCTCTCCGGTGTATTTGTCCGTGACCTTTATCCTGTCCGGGAATGCCTTGGATACTTCTTTTACAGCCTCATCCACATCAAATGCAACCGTGCAATCGGCAATATCCACAGCCGTTCCAATTCCGTCGATCATAGTCGGCAGCGAGCCGGTGAATATGAGTTTGCCGCCGTTTGCCGCGTATTGCTTGAGCAGATCAAACGTATGCGATTTGATGTTGCATGCAGGTGGAACAACCACGCAGCTATACGAATGCTTACCTATCTTAAAGGTCTTGCCTTCTACAGATGCATATTTAGCCATCAGGTTTTCATTCCCAAAGTGGAAGTCGAGCTTTTCGGCCATAAGCTTGGAGGATATATCGGTGAATGCTTCATCATATAACCGCTCCGGCGCTTCGGATGCCGATTTATGCAGCGGTGAATATTCGCTCCACACACTAGCCAGAGGCTGGATCAACAGCACGTCCACCATTCGCTCGCCTTCAGAGACCGCCGCGCATACCCGGGCTTCATAATCTGCGAACTCCTTCTCATCGTTCCACCACGGCTGCTGGTAATAGAGGTTAGCCGGGAAGTCGCGCTTTCGCTCGCCGCGCATCGAGTAGAGCGATAGATGATGATTGACGAAACTTATTCCCAGTGCCGCCTGCCAGTCACCGATCCACTTGCGGTGGAAGAAACTGACCTGCCCGCCTACGCATCCGAACACTTCACAGAAGGAGCGTTCTTTACCGAGTTGATCGGCGGCTGATGTGACCTGCTTGACCGTCAGCAGTTGGCTCGGCCATGTTACGCGCGAGAGTTTGTCTATCCCCGGCCAATGCATAAACTCATAATGAGTCATCACATCGCCCGACCACTGTGTCTGGTATACCAACCCGTCTTCCGCCATGAAGTGGCCGGTCATAATCATGTTGTTTTCACTGCACCAGTCATAGTACTGCTTTGTAAAAGATCGCTTGAAGAGTTCTGTTGCCGCATCGTAGAAGTCGAAGCGCACCTTGCGGTAGTCTTCAATGTCGACAAAGAGCTGCGGCAGCTTGTCTGTCAGGTCATACCCTTTGAGCTGCTTAAAGAAATCCGGCAGAAAATCGGACCACGGCACCACAGGCACGTCATACCTGTGCTGAGCCAGATAGCATGGTTCGTCCGTGAAGATGCCCGGTATTGTCTTGCCGAAGTGCCTGCTGCAGTGCTGTTTATATCTTTCGTGCGTGCAGTTGATGAACTCTCTGACGGCGTCCGGGCTCATCAAATCCACATAGCTTGCCCCGTTGAACCACAAGTCACCAAGAGGCTGCACGCGCTTGCATATATCATACTCTGCACCTTTGTATGTCACGGAGCAGAGAAGCTCATCATTTTCTGTGGCGCCGCCCTTTTTGACGAACACAAGGGCGCGTGATCGATACGCTGCATCCTTTTCGGGCACTTCTCCGCCTGCAAATCCCGACGGCCACTTGTCTTCATCATAGAGCCATGCGTATGTGCCGGTCTTTTCGGCTTCGTCAGCGCAGGCGTTTATCAGTTCAAACCATTCGTCCGACAGATATCCGGTCACAAGCCCGACCCGAGAGTGCATAAAAAAGCTTCCCCAGCCTTTTTGAGCCATTTCGCGAATCTGCCGCCTGAGTTCCTGCTCATCAAGCTTATCGTTCCAGCTCCAAAACGGCGCAGGGCGCATAAGAGCGCCCGGTTGTATCAGTTTATCCAGTGAGTTCATCTGAAGGCTTACTCCAATCAAGCAATGTTTGTTCTTTGTTTTTGTTTGCTCGATACGAGCTGCAGTTCCTTCTTTTTGTTCAATATACCTGCAGGCATTGAGTATTGGCTGTATGCAACGGTGTGGTTTTTTCCAGATGACGGCGGTTTGAATCATCACATCTCTGGCTCCTCACAATTGACGCAAATCCCGGTCTACCATTGAAAAAGCCGAACAATACGGCTAAACTGTAAAAGATAGGTCTATTCAACAAGAAGTTTTTTTGGAGAAGTATCATGAGAAAGGTATCATTTATAGTCGTAGGCGCCGGCAGTCGCGGCAATGCCTACGCAAAGTATGTAAAGGCATTCCCTGATGAGGGGGAGATTATTGCGGTATGCGAGCCGAGGGATGATGTCCGCAACGACTATGCCGATACCTATAACATTCCCGAGAACATGCGCTTTAGAGACTGGCGGGATATTTTGGACAAACCGAAACTCGCCGAGGCCGCCATTATCTGCACGCAGGACGCCGACCATCGTGACCCGGCTGTGGCTCTGGCTGGCATGGGCTATCATTTAATGCTCGAAAAGCCCATGGCTCCAACTCCCGAGGACTGCAAGATTATCTATGATGCCGTAATAAAGAGCGGTGTTATGCTGGCGGTCTGCCATGTCTTGAGATACACTCCGTTCAATCGCAAACTTAAAGAGATGATCGACAGCGGCATCATTGGCAAGGTGCATAATATCCAACTGCTCGAACCGGTCGGCTATTGGCATCAGGCTCACTCCTATGTCCGAGGCAACTGGCGCAATGAGAAGATGTCATCGTTCATGCTTCTTGCCAAGTCCTGCCATGATATCGATCTGCTCAATTACTTCATACCCAGTAAATGCACCGCAGTGTCGTCATTCGGCAGCCTTTCGTATTTCACGCGCGCCAATCAGCCGCAGGGCGCATCGGACCGCTGCGCCGAATGCAGCATCGAGCCAAAGTGTCCCTATTCGGCATTTAAGATTTATATAAGAGATATCACCCATTTCGACAGGTGGCCGGTGAACGTTGTGACTCGCGGCGGCACGCCCGAGGCCGTAAAGCTTGCTCTCAAGGACGGTCCTTACGGACGATGCGTCTTTGCATGCGATAATGATGTTGTCGATCACCAGGTGGTCAACATGGAGTTCGGCGGCGGCGAGACAGCGGGCTTTACTATGACTGCTTTTAATTTGTCAGGCGGCCGGGAGACGTACGTTATGGGCGATCAGGGCACTCTTCGGTGCATCGATCAGGGTATCGAGCACGCCGATTTTTTGACCGAGAAGAAGACCATGGTCGAGCTGGATATGGGCGACGGTCAGATCACTACGGGCCATGGCGGCGGCGATTTCGGTCTGATGAAGAGCTTTTTGTCAGCCGTACGCGAGGATGACCCGTCGCGGATCACATCCGGGCCCGACATCTCGCTTGAGAGCCACTTAATCGTCTTCGCGGCTGAGCGCGCGCGGAGAAGCAAGACAGTAGAGACCTTATAGATGAAACTGTGCAGTTGGCAGTTGTTATCTTGGTTGCAATTTCCGAATCCCAAAGCTTGGAGGT
Proteins encoded in this region:
- a CDS encoding tetratricopeptide repeat protein, with amino-acid sequence MKNISHDELDKQLDEDGNLDEAIDELQAAVTLKPDDVQILDSLGYALYLVDRAEEAENVYRKALSVEPDNPHLNQGLGYILEWQCRHEEAASAIKEAIRIDPENPDYWFLLGYILEDLERYDEAIDALNEAIRIDPEYADAHYNLGLLYSKLERLVDAEKEYQEAIRIDPEYADAHYNLGSLYLKMKRTSDAEKEFQGAVRLDPEDKDNWDVLGWTLADLGKYEEAIAAYKKALAIMPENSDTHWRLGDALDELGRYEEAVSAYREAIRLKPEEAEYMLWNSLGFSLKHCGKIEEAIAACLHSISLNAECADSHYFLAQTLQELNRLGEAESESREAIRLEPQDPDMYYQLGLVLEDTDRHEECAQVFKEAIRLNPNDYGPHYRLAWAYERLRKLNEASAEYREAARIKPENWWPYYNLANVVRDQEKYEEAIALYKKALEINPEEDTVYFNLGYCYSRLGKLELADQAYREGLRLNPNDADAHDELGDILQRLGRSEEAVEEFREAERLGANDV
- a CDS encoding heavy metal translocating P-type ATPase → MSTTHYSVLAAGIALIIFVLWFFFGGKKESIQTKEEMPESVESDFAITGIHCPSCMLSIQKVLSRTEGVSDVSTNFESARATVTYDPHALTVKDISSKVDKLGYTATPITEEREMTEESAPDMETEVRDVRMRLIVSVSLTLPVLIISMVLPVFFGMKIAMPPSPLVYVQFVLTSIVLFYAGWRIYKSAIGAITNRASDMNVLIAVGTFAAYIYSAFATIAPGLFLRYGVEPHVYYETVAVIITLILTGKFLEARARSHTSDAIRKLLSLQAKTARVIRDGQEFDIPIEEVSVGEKIIVRPGEKIPVDGVITDGSSAIDESMITGESVPVDKQPGDEVIGATINKTGSFTFEATKIGRDTMLSQIVKMVRQTQATKAPIQKLADMVAGIFVPVVICIAIAAFMVWFIFGPAPSITFALISFVSVLIIACPCALGLATPTAVAVGTGKGAENGILIRSAEALETARKLTAVVLDKTGTITRGEPSLTDVIPITCIDRDQLLTIAASAEKASEHPIAGAIVKGAQSQKLQISSPTRFEAFPGGGIRATVDSKNILIGTSKLMGENNINTSALDESAQELGSHGKTVMYVAVDGECAGLLAVADTVKPESIPAIARLKRLGLKVVMITGDNKQTANAVASEVGVDEVMAEVLPGDKSAAVKEIQRTGGTVAMVGDGINDSPALAQADLGIAIGSGTDIAIESSDITLISGDLNGVATAIELSCATMANIKKNLFFAFIYNTLGIPIAAGALYPALGILLNPMIASVAMAASSLSVVSNALRLRKFVARH
- a CDS encoding glycoside hydrolase, with translation MNSLDKLIQPGALMRPAPFWSWNDKLDEQELRRQIREMAQKGWGSFFMHSRVGLVTGYLSDEWFELINACADEAEKTGTYAWLYDEDKWPSGFAGGEVPEKDAAYRSRALVFVKKGGATENDELLCSVTYKGAEYDICKRVQPLGDLWFNGASYVDLMSPDAVREFINCTHERYKQHCSRHFGKTIPGIFTDEPCYLAQHRYDVPVVPWSDFLPDFFKQLKGYDLTDKLPQLFVDIEDYRKVRFDFYDAATELFKRSFTKQYYDWCSENNMIMTGHFMAEDGLVYQTQWSGDVMTHYEFMHWPGIDKLSRVTWPSQLLTVKQVTSAADQLGKERSFCEVFGCVGGQVSFFHRKWIGDWQAALGISFVNHHLSLYSMRGERKRDFPANLYYQQPWWNDEKEFADYEARVCAAVSEGERMVDVLLIQPLASVWSEYSPLHKSASEAPERLYDEAFTDISSKLMAEKLDFHFGNENLMAKYASVEGKTFKIGKHSYSCVVVPPACNIKSHTFDLLKQYAANGGKLIFTGSLPTMIDGIGTAVDIADCTVAFDVDEAVKEVSKAFPDRIKVTDKYTGENAGAVFIHSRKVGGSTRHLIVNTDEQRPIRSTINMPGNQPTAIFDLYDGSFYKLEAKDGVIDVNFAPAGSILIICGEEAKEATKSAPAVLGSGVCLTDFTQSMPEAVISKFDCRVLEDNVLLLNDLTLELDGKVAYEGPVCGSWHDYYYKADNGTAFKATYKFISECEVENAVAAIEVAENLDSITFNGLPVKALKERGELGAFDPAKSWKDINFTKVPLPVIKKGTNTLVIEGIKINNITGIGFHERVPNWQEHQPTEAEEVYLTGKFSLSPISDGQYVITEFKQPAGKNLTDEGFPFYCGRALLSSEFELSEKPAGRLYLKLNRANLASAVVKVNGKECGTLRWKPFALDITDTVKSGKNTLELDIATTLVNCFGPNRRTGIKEDTGIGPGSFIEMSKFKRGYELFEFGLESVSIFKNR
- a CDS encoding Gfo/Idh/MocA family oxidoreductase yields the protein MRKVSFIVVGAGSRGNAYAKYVKAFPDEGEIIAVCEPRDDVRNDYADTYNIPENMRFRDWRDILDKPKLAEAAIICTQDADHRDPAVALAGMGYHLMLEKPMAPTPEDCKIIYDAVIKSGVMLAVCHVLRYTPFNRKLKEMIDSGIIGKVHNIQLLEPVGYWHQAHSYVRGNWRNEKMSSFMLLAKSCHDIDLLNYFIPSKCTAVSSFGSLSYFTRANQPQGASDRCAECSIEPKCPYSAFKIYIRDITHFDRWPVNVVTRGGTPEAVKLALKDGPYGRCVFACDNDVVDHQVVNMEFGGGETAGFTMTAFNLSGGRETYVMGDQGTLRCIDQGIEHADFLTEKKTMVELDMGDGQITTGHGGGDFGLMKSFLSAVREDDPSRITSGPDISLESHLIVFAAERARRSKTVETL